A genomic window from Gemmatimonadaceae bacterium includes:
- a CDS encoding DUF4159 domain-containing protein: MALNAPFVFATAIYESGDWESAPLLPSSVIDAVAKYTTLDVAPSGRNVALSSTELFEYPLVWLTGHLPLRFTDREREHVRRYVQRGGLLVIDDHDHNVDGVFHKTATEEIRRSFGAMVPVPKEHELYRCFFTFKDGAPNTSHELNGWGDQLVHEHLQAIMRPGSDRIGLLYSNKDYSSEWNFHPDTKRFMQVDPTRFGVNLVVYALTR; encoded by the coding sequence ATGGCCCTGAACGCTCCGTTCGTCTTCGCCACCGCGATCTACGAGTCGGGAGACTGGGAAAGCGCCCCGCTGCTGCCGTCGTCGGTGATTGACGCCGTTGCCAAGTACACCACCCTCGACGTCGCGCCGAGCGGTCGCAACGTGGCCCTGAGTTCCACTGAGCTCTTTGAGTACCCGCTCGTGTGGCTCACCGGTCACCTGCCGTTGCGCTTCACCGACCGCGAGCGCGAGCATGTACGCCGCTACGTCCAGCGCGGCGGCTTGCTTGTCATTGACGATCACGACCACAACGTCGACGGCGTGTTCCACAAGACGGCCACCGAAGAGATCCGACGCAGCTTCGGCGCGATGGTACCGGTCCCGAAGGAGCACGAACTCTACCGCTGCTTCTTCACGTTCAAGGACGGCGCGCCGAACACCTCACATGAGCTGAACGGTTGGGGCGACCAACTGGTCCACGAACACCTGCAGGCGATCATGCGACCTGGCAGTGACCGCATCGGATTGCTGTACAGCAACAAGGACTACAGCTCGGAGTGGAACTTTCACCCCGACACCAAGCGCTTCATGCAGGTCGACCCGACGCGCTTCGGCGTGAACCTGGTGGTATATGCGCTTACGCGGTGA